One segment of Triticum aestivum cultivar Chinese Spring chromosome 2A, IWGSC CS RefSeq v2.1, whole genome shotgun sequence DNA contains the following:
- the LOC123185456 gene encoding uncharacterized protein, whose amino-acid sequence MAGALARPRNASDDRINELPEVLLSDILSRLGTAEAARTVVLSTRLHDAWLATPLRLDDLELPVPARGKVPSIEPWTARADVVTRALASHPGPVALFRLSRTSFRGRVPAAEAWFRKLAAKRAREVSLCFSPEWCHDALADPLLGCPTLQVLALGKCHLSDAGASAAAAAALTELTLSETCISEAALQSVLSGCPALRSLVLKHVHGLQRIRVSSCRSLVLLGVWHYKQLDEITVEDAPCLERLLGNMRLNAAITVTGAPKLTAFGYAVVSIPHLFHGERAPQGVNKGLRAPIHSVKILAISVKFSSKKDMEKVMSLLDSFPCLETLHFQSSDYRSGADKDCTTVSDYIQKRYPIRCVARYLKSVILECEQHNPGMLEFACFLLARAHVLQFMRIQSEMCDIPKWVTEQQNLLSQSNMASLEAEVVFEGMKQRKDFTIEGVNALSDPFDGGINILGH is encoded by the exons CTCTCCACGCGCCTCCACGACGCGTGGCTCGCGACCCCCCTCCGCCTCGACGACCTGGAGCTCCCCGTCCCCGCACGCGGCAAGGTCCCCTCGATCGAGCCCTGGACGGCGCGCGCCGACGTCGTCACCCGCGCCCTAGCCTCCCACCCCGGCCCCGTCGCGCTCTTCCGCCTCTCCCGGACCTCCTTCCGCGGCCGCGTCCCCGCCGCCGAGGCCTGGTTCCGGAAGCTCGCCGCCAAGCGGGCCCGCGAGGTCTCCCTCTGCTTCTCGCCCGAGTGGTGCCACGACGCGCTCGCCGACCCCCTTCTCGGCTGCCCAACCCTCCAGGTCCTCGCCCTTGGCAAGTGCCACCTCTCCGACGCCGGggcctcagccgccgccgccgccgccctcaccgaGCTCACCCTGTCGGAAACCTGCATTTCCGAGGCCGCCCTTCAGAGCGTACTCTCCGGCTGCCCCGCGCTGCGCAGCCTCGTGCTCAAGCACGTCCACGGCCTTCAGCGCATCCGCGTCTCTTCTTGCCGCAGTCTCGTTCTGCTCGGTGTGTGGCACTACAAGCAGCTCGACGAGATCACCGTGGAGGATGCCCCTTGCCTCGAGCGCCTTCTCGGCAATATGCGTCTGAATGCAGCCATTACCGTCACTGGCGCGCCAAAGCTTACTGCTTTTGGCTATGCCGTGGTCAGCATCCCGCATTTGTTCCACGGCGAGCGTGCGCCGCAG GGCGTCAACAAGGGTCTGCGTGCCCCGATCCATAGCGTGAAGATCCTGGCTATCAGTGTGAAGTTCTCAAGCAAGAAGGACATGGAGAAGGTGATGAGCTTACTCGACAGCTTTCCCTGCTTGGAGACTTTGCATTTCCAG TCCTCAGATTACAGGTCAGGTGCAGACAAGGATTGCACCACTGTCTCTGACTACATCCAGAAGCGTTATCCCATCAGGTGTGTTGCGAGATATCTCAAGAGCGTTATACTGGAATGCGAACAACACAACCCTGGCATGCTCGAGTTTGCATGTTTTCTCCTTGCTAGAGCACATGTGCTGCAGTTCATGAGGATTCAGTCCGAGATGTGCGACATTCCAAAATGGGTTACAGAGCAGCAAAATCTGCTCAGCCAAAGCAACATGGCCTCCTTGGAAGCTGAGGTCGTGTTTGAGGGTATGAAACAACGCAAGGACTTCACCATAGAAGGTGTGAATGCTCTATCTGACCCCTTTGACGGTGGCATCAACATCTTGGGGCACTAA